The following coding sequences lie in one Bacteroidota bacterium genomic window:
- a CDS encoding alpha/beta fold hydrolase → MEPIHPIGKDISITLNGMTTCYDDFGTGEIPIIFIHGFPFDKSMWDVQMEQLKKTNRVIAYDIRGYGKSSAGEDEQSIRLFADDLLNFMDALFIEKAIVCGFSMGGYTLLSATSRYAKRFEALILCDTQCIADSTELKEKRNEVISQVKSGKINEFTETFLGSVFCPESIQLKPEIVEKARAIILNTSPFTIAGGLAAISQRWETFTTLCEINVPTLILSGRNDAITPVEQAEFMHKNIENAKLYIIENAGHMSNLEQPEQFNKYLDHFIKSLVKEEMLVV, encoded by the coding sequence ATGGAACCAATACACCCAATAGGAAAAGATATTAGTATTACGTTAAACGGAATGACAACGTGTTATGATGATTTTGGCACTGGTGAAATCCCAATCATTTTTATTCATGGATTCCCATTTGATAAATCGATGTGGGATGTGCAGATGGAGCAGTTAAAAAAAACAAACCGAGTGATTGCTTATGACATTCGAGGATACGGAAAATCAAGCGCAGGTGAAGACGAACAAAGTATCCGGTTGTTTGCTGACGATTTATTAAATTTCATGGACGCCTTGTTCATAGAAAAAGCGATTGTTTGCGGTTTCTCAATGGGGGGCTACACCTTGTTAAGTGCTACATCTCGCTATGCAAAAAGATTTGAAGCTTTAATTTTATGCGACACACAGTGCATTGCAGACTCAACCGAATTAAAAGAAAAACGAAATGAAGTTATTTCACAAGTAAAATCGGGAAAAATAAATGAATTCACTGAAACATTCCTTGGTTCTGTTTTTTGTCCGGAATCAATCCAACTAAAACCTGAAATCGTAGAAAAAGCAAGAGCCATTATCCTCAACACCTCTCCATTTACAATTGCAGGAGGATTGGCCGCCATTTCTCAACGATGGGAAACCTTCACTACTTTATGTGAAATCAATGTGCCAACGTTAATTTTAAGTGGTAGAAACGATGCAATTACCCCAGTTGAACAAGCTGAATTCATGCATAAAAATATTGAAAATGCCAAACTCTATATTATTGAAAATGCCGGGCATATGTCCAACTTAGAACAACCAGAACAGTTCAATAAATATCTCGATCATTTTATTAAGAGCTTAGTAAAAGAGGAAATGTTGGTTGTATAG